The DNA window GGTCCACTTCCTGAACCTTCCGGTTCGGTTCCGGCTACAATAGGGCTGCTAGTAGGACTGCCCGCGGGGTTTCCAGCCACAGCTTCGGGGGCCGCTGGTGCGGCAGCGTTGACAGTTGATGCGTCAGCGGGAGCGCTTGCAACGGGAGCTGCAGCGGCGTCAGTGGGAGCGCCTACGGGGGCGGCAGCGTCAGTTGGGGCACCAGCAGCAGGAGAGGTAGCGGCGTCAGTGGGAGCGGCAGCGGCGTCAGTAGGAGCGGCAGCGGCGTCAGTAGGAGCGGCAGCGGCGTCAGTTGGAGCGGCAGCGGCGTCAGCGGGAGCAGCAGCGGCGTCAGTGGGGGCGGCAGCGTCAGTTGGGGCACCAGCAGCAGGAGCTGCGGCAGCGTCAGTGGGAGCGGCAGCGTCAGTGGGAGTGGCAGCGGCGTCAGTGGGAGCGGCAGCGGCATCAGCGGGAGCTGCAGCGACGTCAGCGGGAGCGACAGCGGCGTCAGTGGGACCGGCAGCGGCGGGTGAGGCAGCGGCGTCAGTGGGAGTGGCAGCGTCAGTTGGGGCACCAGCAGCAGGTGAAGCAGCTACGTCAGTGGGAGCAGCAGCCGAGGGTGACGCAGCGGCGTCAGCGGGAGCGGCGTCAGTGGGAGCGACAGCCGCAGGTGAGGCAGCTACGTCAGTGGGAGTGGCAGCGGCGTCAGCGGGAGCTGCAGCGGCGTCAGTGGGGGCATCTACGGCGGGGGTGGCTGCGTCAGTTGGGGCACCAGCAGCAGGAGCGGCAGCGGCGTCAGTGGGAGTGGCAGCCGCGGGTATGGAGGCGGCGTCAGTGGGAGTGGCAGCGGCGTCAGTGGGAGCGACAGCCGCAGGCGAGGCAGCGGCGTTAGCCGGAGAGGCAGCTACGTCAGTGGGGGCGGCAGCGGCATCAGTGGGAGCGACAGCCGCGGGTGAGGCAGCTACGTCAGTGGGGGTGGCAGCGGCGTCAGTGGGAGCAGCGGCCGCGGGTGAAGCAGCGGCGTCAGTGGGAGCGGCAGCGGCGGGTGAGGCAGCGGCGTCAGTGGGAGCGGCAGCGGCGTCAGCGGGAGCACCGGCCGCGGGTGAAGCAGCGGCGTCAGTAGGGGCAGCAGCCGCGGGTGAGGCAGCGGCATCAGTGGGAGCAGCGACCGGGGCAGCAGCGTCAGTAGAGGCTGCGGCGGCACTGGGAGCGGCAGCGGCGTCAGTGGGAGCAACAGCCGCGGGTGAGGCAACTGCGTCAGTAGGAGCAGCGACGGGGGCAGCGGCGTCAGTTGCACCGGGAGCGACCGGGGCAGATGCGTCAGTAGCTACAGAGGTGGCAGGGGCAGCAGCGTCAGTGGCTCCAGCAGCAGCAGGGGCAGCGGCGTCAGTAGGGGCTGCGGAGGCAGCGGGAGTGCCAGTGGCTCCAGCAGATACTGGAGTAGAGGTGTTGGTGGCTACAGTAGAAGCAGGCGCGGTGGCGTCAGTGGCTCCAGCGGTGGCAGGGGCAACAGCGTCAGTGGCTCCAGCGGTGGCAGGGGCAGATGCGTCTGTTTCTCCAGCAGCAGCAGGAGCCGCAGTGTCTGAGACTCCGGTGGCAGGGGCAGCAGCGCCAGTGGCTCCAGCAGCGACCGGGGCAGATGCGTCAGTGGCTACAGAGGTGGCAGGGGCAGCAGCGTCAGTGGCTCCGGCAGCAGCAGGGGTGGCGGCGCCAGTGGCTCCAGCAGCTACTGGGGCAGACGCGTCAGTGGCTCCAGTGGTGGCGGGGGCAGCGGCGTCAATGGGAGCAGCGACCGGGGCAGCGGCGTCTGTGGCTCCAGCAGCGACTGGGGCAGATGCGTCAGTGGCTCCAGCAGCAGCAGGAGCAGCGGTGTCAGTGGATCCAGCAGCAGCCGGGGCAGATGCGTCAGTGGCTACAGAGGTGGCCGGGGCAGCAGCGTCTGTGGCTCCGGCAGCGACTGGGGCAGATGCGTCAGTGGCTCCAGCAGCAGCAGGGGCAGCGGCACCAGTAGCTCCGGTAGTGACCGGGGCAGATGCGTCAGTGGCTACAGAGGTGGCCGGGGCAGCAGCGTCAGTGGCTCCGGCAGCGACTGGGGCAGATGCGTCAGTGGCTCCAGCAGCAGCAGGGGCAGCGGCACCAGTAGCTCCGGTAGTGACCGGGGCAGATGCGTCAGTGGCTACAGAGGTGGCCGGGGCAGCAGCGTCAGTGGCTCCGGCAGCGACTGGGGCAGATGCATCAGTGGCACCAGGAGCGACTGGGGCAGATGCGTCAGTAGCTCCAGCGGTGGCGGGGGCTGCGGCGTCAGTGGCTCCAGCAGCAGCAGGGGCAGCGGTGTTAGTTGCACCGGCAGCGACCGGGGCGGATGCGTCAGTAGCTCCAGCAGCTGCAGGGGCAGCTGCGTTAGTGGTACCGGCAGCAGCCGGGGCAGATGCGTCAGTGGCTCCGGCAGCGACCGGGACAGCGGCGTCAGTGGCTCCGGTAGTGACCGGGGCAGATACGTCAGTGGCTCCAGCGGTGGCAGGGGCAGCAGCGCCAGTGGCTCCGGTAGAGACCGGGGCAGCGGCGTCAGTGGCACCAGCAGCAGCGGGGGCAGCAGCGTCAGTGGCTGCACCAGCGACTGGGGCAGATGCGTCAGTAGCTCCAGCAGCAGCAGGAGCAGCGGCGTCGGTGGCTCCAGCGGTGACAGGGGCAGCAGCACCAGTGGCTCCGGTAGAGACCGGGGCAGATGCGTCAGTGGCTCCAGCTGCGACCGGGGCGGATGCGTCATTGGCTCCAGCAGCAACCGGGGCAGATGCGTCAGTGGCAGCAGGAGCCGCAGAGTCTGAGGCTCCGGTGGCTGGGGCAGCTCCGTTAGTGGGGGCTCCGGAGGCAGGTGCTGATGAGGCACTAGAGGCAGCTCCGGCACTAGTGGGAGCTCCTGCAGTAGGAGCAGACCCGGCAGCTGGGGCTGATAAGAAGTCAATAGGGGCGCTGCCAGCAGCAGGAGCAGCGGCGTCCGTGGGAGCCCCGGCGGCGTTGGAGGCACCAGTGTTAGAAGAGGCAGGTGTACCAGCGGACGCGCCTGAGGCAGTTGAGCCATCAGCGGGGGCACCAGCAGAGGCGCTAGTAGTGTCAGAGCTAGGAGACGCTACAGATGGTCCACTTGAACCATCAACAACGGTGGAGTTCGCGGCCGGCTGAGAATTCCAGAACGGGAACACGGTAGACAACAGCTGCGACACGGCCTGGAGGAAGCCTCGTCTCTGCTCAATCTGCTGCACGGCCACGGGGCCCCATGGCTGAGGGGCATTGCTCAATAGTGCAGACTTGTTATCCAGTTTCTCAATTTTCTGTTCCAGTTCAGTGCGGAGCTGCTGGACTGCGATCTCGTTGAGACGAGGTACCAATACGTTCTTTAATTCCTCCTGGGCTGTCGCGTTTTCTTGCATGGTCTTGATGAGATTCAACACGGCTTCGCGTCTGTCCAATTTGGTGCTGTTGATAGTCAACCCAAGGTAGTCGTTGAGGACTGCCTTCTTCTCGGCCTTTGTGCTGGTAGGGGTCAAACCGTATTTCTGGTAAATGTGGTTCTTCCATAAATCTTGGACCTCCACTGACTCTTCCGAAGCCTTTTGGTTTTGTTCAGCAACTTTCTCTTCACGTTCCCTGGTCTCCTCTTCCAATTTCTCTAGCAATTTGCGGATCTTCTCTTCGCGTTTGCGCTCCTCCTTTTCTTGCTTCTCTTGTTGTTTCCTTTCTTTCTCCTCCTGCTTGCGCTGTCTCTCAGCTTGTTTTTCAGCTTGTTTTCGCTGTTTCTCTTCTTGTTTCCTCTGTTCTTTCTCCTGCTTCTCCAGAAGCTTCTTGCGTTCTTTCTCGATCTTTTCTAACCGCCGTTCTTGTTCCTTCCTGCGGCTTTCTTCTGCTGAGTTGTCTTCATCTTCGTCGTGTTCTTCAACCGACTTGTTCTCATGCGACTCGTCGGACGCAGAACGCGCGTGTCTTGACAAGAGGGCCCTGGAGCCACTCGATTCGTTTGGTAAGTATTTCGCACTCACCATGCACAGGCATAACTGAAACAGAGTGACACATTGTTACAAATTATGCAAAAGATTATGATTATCGACACGCGGCTGTACACATTCACTATATGAGTTCCTCAGACACTGATTAAAAACATCGTACACTTAACATCACGTATACGTGACATCATTGAGCTAGCAAATTCCCAAATAAACACTGTAAACGTAACATAACCAACCTAGctcaatttaatattaaacagCACTCACcaaacataataagtatacaaTCCTCATTTTGCACGTTTAGTTTCTCATTGAATGCGAAATTCGTTCGTATTTTTACTCTTAGTAAAAACTGTTGTATCGAGCTCGTTCGTAGAGTTTATGCCGAATTCTGGAGAGACAGGAGGTTTTATACTTCGTTGACTAATTGCCTCAGATAAGGGCAGATAATGGGAAGCGACGACACCACCTAAGCCTAACTCAAACAAGATGTTTTCGCGAAGTCTGActcaatacaaacattgaaaTCTAATATTGCAGCAGAAGATATGGAAATACCTAGTACAGAGATTTCGTgttataaaataggtataaacAACAGACGGATGTAAGGTATTATacagtaattataattattgttggAGCATAACAGAACGGAAATGCTATGTCTAGATAGAAAGGATCGGATGTTTGTAGATTATTCTCAGTTTTACGAACAAAGTAGTAATTGAAAGAGAGGTGTTGTAATTTTGACGATTGTATTTGTGTCTCTGTCTGTGGGCATGTAGTGAGAGATCGCATGGATTGATCGGAAAGTAAGTTGCTAAGTGACTTATCAAATTCAACTGTGCGGAAAGTAACTTATCAAATTCAACAAAAGATTTATTGTCACCCATGTTTCATATGCCTAATTAGTGTAGCCGTtcaaacaatattaaatagaCATCCACAGGTTTTAGTTCCATTACCGTTAGAAGATATATAGATATAtccttatccttactaatattataaatgcgaaagtaactgtgtctgtctgtctgtctgttactctttcacgccaaaactactgaaatttggtattcatACGGTatgaccctgggaaagaacataggctactttttatcccgaaattcccacgggtaaactttttaaggcgaagcgaagaacagctagttatctaTAACATTCACGTCTCGTAAGGACATGGGTTCCCCACGGGATTACATGACCCAATTTTCAACGGTTAACACAAGGTTAACAATACAATCATGGTACAAGGTGCAATTAGTCACCAAAACCGTTGTAATTACCCAACAGTAACATCAATTATATTCTATCCCCCTTATTCTTTACGCTGCTGGCCAACTCACaccaataaattttattttaattattctgaataatcttttgtttgttttacttttaatttagttttttatttgtttgtgtacatatatatatttttttttgtgtgtgatGCTGGACACCGAATGCAGAGTTTTTATCTTTTACCTTTATtcatacccccttattcatgaAAAAGTTAGTgaacgctttagctattgaactgatctgagagagggacaaaacagttcaatagctaaatcATCCACTAACTTTTTCATGAATAAggaggtaagtaggtatttctttTACAAATTTCCGGTGAAGTGGATTCCGCGGTCTTTCAAAacttgcaataaaaaatcatattttttggagtaaaaattatttaatatacttaaataaaatttctcttaTACTTAACTCTAAAAAATTTAGGAACTTTACAGCTTATACCTGCTCTATTACGAGAGCCAGCACAGTAGTTATTTCTTCTAGATCTAGAAACATCttcagtataaaaaaatatattagatgGTAGGTAAAATGGCGGACTCGCTTGCGAGCCCCTAACTTCCCTTGGTATGATATCCATTAGAGAACACGTGTATCTAAACTCCATTATGCATGATTTAGAAGAAATAGAAAATCACCACAATTATCTAAATACTCGGTTAATTTCACTAATGTCACGAGTTTAAATGATAAGAACGACAACagttttatcaactgtttgcATTCCTCTGGGGAATTCTTCGCGGCGGAAATGGCAGATTCAATTAGCATACCTCGGTGTAAGTGCGATTTGTGTCAACAACTTTTTAAAACATCGTTAGCTAAATTTAAGCTCGAGAGTTCAGACCGTAGAACAATGTCTCGAGCACTAGTTTATTAAACTTATGGTCTAGAGACTTAAGAGTACACGGTTTTCTAGTCAATGCATGATGTATTGGCATCCAGTGGATGTCATCCACCAAACAATGGACGTGCTTGACTCGAATGAGCATCGCatattaataagtacctatttaatagaAATGCCACTACGTTGCTGATCAGGTATGGCACACCCTAAACCTAAACTGTTATGTAAGTATGCATAAAAAAATTGGTTGTGTACctatttatgattattatggCTAACATAAGTAGTTAACCCTTGTCTTATTAGTGTAATCCCGTGGAAAGCAATACCTATAGTAAACAGAGGTGAGATTAGCAGAAGGAACATTACTGCATCGACGAATATCGATTATGTTAGTTAAAACATTAAGCAAAGGCAAGTCTATTGCCTTCTTTGCTGAAAAGTGTAAAATAAGTTAGATACTCAGctactttaattttaattctttGTTTACCATAGCGCAGACCAAATAAAATCACACCTAAACATAATGATCTTATCTAAAGATGCTTTAACGAAGATAGCGTAAAGGACAATAGGTACAGTCAGGGGCAAGAAACCTGACCTCTCCCATGTAACGCGTGGCACTGTCACTGTATTAAGTTATCGTGTATTACCATAGAatattgttattctatggtattactttattttatttttataataagttcTCAAAGATACCTACTCAccaaattttttataacattgCAAATTATTCTaattaaagtacttacctatagacTAATGTAACAGtgataaaacattattttgtgaaaaaacaatttatttgcCATTGACACAAAGTATATGCTGTGCTAAGTACAATTTAATATAGTGTGTCTACTAGAATGAGTGTCTGGTCAATAGGGCCGGGTAGGTACATACTCAGGGTAGGCTCTACGCTGATGCTTCATGTCATGTGAAGTGCTCAGTGAGGCTTATTGTGTCAGTTGATAGACTTCAAGGGTACGTTTGTTTACTTTGCTACTTGTAAACATGGGCTGAGGCACTATTCTGGCGATTCCAGTATGCGAATATTGTCGACTTTAGTCCATACTAATTCGATAGGCTTGTCACTGTAGtttgtatgcgttttattagtttctaaaGTTACCGATAGGGGCGCTGATCAAGATGTCATACCCTACAAATTGCTATCTAATAACGCTATCGACTTGAGTCGACAATGTTCGTGATTCACACACTGATATAGTGTATGTTGGTCTCAATCGCTAAGTAGCGACATGTAACGGTTAGCTTCATGAGCTATGAAtggatacaaaataaattacactaattataaaaagtcgtAGGACAAAAGtagttcagaatgacgagATAAGTCGCATACTttactataagtaggtactataacACCCTAACTATTATAACTTTCTTAAATGCCTTCCCGTCTTAAAAATAACCTCGCGTCTTTAAAACACTAACATAGCTCTCCTATCaataaatcaatatatttCTTATCAGCTTGCTAAGGGACCATTAATTTTGGTGCCTTCTTGGCCGTAAAATAAcgcctacatacatacatatttatgctcacgactgtaatccccgaaggggtagtcagaggtgattGGCAAGCGGGCCACCCGCTTTTCggtgtacatttgtactcacgtgatagctCGCGAGCTGTATCGCCATTTTAATGAGAACACAAGGCAGtggagttgtcgggtaagttaAAGAACCACTTGACAACGGTCACCCATCCACAAATAACGCCTCACTCGGTTTATATTACTAATTCACACGTTCTCAACTTGTTGCCGTAGCTTTGGTTGAGGCGCTTGACAAACGTATCTACTACGGGGAACCGACTATCCAAGAATCGACCAGTGGCGTACAGGTAGAAGTTGTAGAACCGATTAAAGCTTACCCGATGAACTCATGTTCACTAAAACATACTTACGCGCATGCAAAATGCTCGCAAAAAATTAAACGCCTGATCTACTGCTCAAATTGATCAATTTTCTAAACGAACATTTTTACAAGGGTATCCTTGTAAAAATTTTAAGCAAGTTATTTAAATTCATGTGGTAATTTTTTCGGGAACATGTCATACCTCATATCTAAATCTACTAACTGTAAGAACGCCCATCTTGTTAAATTTAGCGAATCAATAAAGTACTTATGCAAAAAAacttacctaactacttaattAGTATCGCATGCCACctcaatattatgtatgtcaTATATCTACCTTctgtaaataattatcaaaCTAATCTGTTGCTACGAGCAAATAGAAACAGCAGCAGAGATAATGGCCGCCTGAATGCGTCCTTGCCATAATATCTAGTAACTGCAGATGCAAATACAAATACAGGCCGACAACTCTAGCTTTGCAACAATAACAAGTGCAAATACCAAAAAAGATAAttcaatagaatagaatataatattgctttattgaacaccacataaatcagacatacaaaaaaacatacttatagactagaactaatgtacaataggcggccttatcgctgagggcgatctcttacaggcaaccttatataTAGCGGAAACAAAGTGACAATTTAGAGGGCGGTgtcaacaataacaaaataataatataactaactatgtacctacttataatagcCTAATATAAACCTATAATACTGTAATACATACCATAAACAATAcatactatacataattatatacatacatattatacaaacatacatatatacttagttaattaaataacattattatactatacaaattataaaagaCATATAATACAGACACGGACTACTTACAATGATAGATAATGATTTTTTACCAGTGTTTTAAAGGTTTGCGGTGATTTAGCGCTACGCACATTAATTCAATAtgaaatcgatttaggtatcaccaagatatatatggccaaaacaaccagcacagacggacaaaatttgtttagtaatgaagtattttttttactgtaatgatcaatttcatttattcataaaaacataagTCACAAACATGCATTATATCCACTAGAAGTttcgtcaaaaaaaatatataattataatatataaatatacttactaactatattataactaactaaTCAAAAATACCCCTCCGAGCCACACCCGACCCAAAGGTACCCATGACAGTGGCAGTTGCACTGGCAGCGTTACCACGCTGCACAGCCAGGGATAGCCTCTGCATCAGGTGTGCCCCGGAAGAAGATTCCAGACCACGACTCCTCAAGCGTCTGCCGATTTCCCTTAAGAAGGCCCTGCCCTCTTCTCCCCACACCCCCATCGTCTCCACAGCCAAGGGCACAAACAGATACCTGCTGCATTAGCTGgctatatttaagttttttaagccGAGCCGCGGCTTCAGCAGCGGCACCCGCATTGGCCGCTGTAGACTGCACGTGAGACGGCGCGAGGGTGCAGACGCACGTCGCGTCCCAGAGTAAACTGCGGCCCTTCTCCCACGGCACCATGGTGAGTCCATCCGGACGCTTGCCATCAGCCCGGGACAACCCTGGTGGCTCCAGGACCGCCGGGACATCCGCAGAAACAAGAGCTCTCCGGACGATGTCATTGATAGCATGGTGCCGTGAGAACCTGCCCGCACTACGCACGCAGTGTAACCCGTGACGTCCCGATTGATCCACCCGCGCGCCGCAGACACAAACATGGGGTTCCACCACAGTGCAGCCGAGACGCAGAGCCACCGCCACCCGCAAGGAATCGTTGTCTAACAACGTTCCCAACTGCGGCGATGGCAAAGCATGCAGCCACAACCCTGACACTGGCTGAGAGACCGCCCGCAAACACGTCAAATTTTTACTTGTGTGTAAATACCAAAATGTTTGTTTGTCATTAATTACTGCCAAATTAATGGTAggactttattcatttatttagggCTATCagccaccgacacattagcaatcaacaatccATAAGCTACATATTGTGCAgagtgttacaaaaagggtaagtaCACTAAGCCAAATCTACGtatgcagcatgttatatagCTAAGCCCGAAAATTTAATCAGAATGTCCATGAACAATTAGTTAACTTTCTATAGaaacttttttggtcacgtgacttttttactatagaaatGAATTCTTTGATTTGACagttgaaatgaaatgaaatgaaatcgtttatttcgACGTAGAATGTTAGAATTACTTGTCGAAAGTcataatctaccaccatttcagtTTTGATTTCATATTCGGTCtcagatataacatgctgcacatgttaGATTTCcctttaagtacctatattatcgGTAAAACCTTAGATACTTAATTTGTATGGATCTGCTGATTAATCTATGCTGCTCAAGGATTGTTGATCCAATACGTCGATGGCATAGTGAGGCTGCAGTTAGCAAGAAAAAATAATCTTCCATCTATTACCAGTTTCAAAGTTTAAGTAGTTGTTCTCTACCTACCTGAAACGTTGGTAAATCCAACTGTACCGTAAAACTTTACTGCTAATGTAGTTAGAACCAATTAAGAAAACCAAGCAATGGGTGtttgataaataattgaaGACACCAACACCCATTCCACGGAATGCTGATGATAAGGTGTTCAATTGCTGAGGCGATACGTTGGTTCTAggatacatataagcttaggAAGTAATTTCAAActatctaagtaggtatcaaTATCAAATAGcagaagataaaatatacttgTTTGCTTAATTTATGTAccgaatatttttattcggtTTAGGTATTTTCATATAACTAATTTTATCTTACTTTTGAGTTGAGCCTACACAAATTATTATCTCATATTCTTGAGACATAATGACACTTGACATAATTCCTGGATTTATAATAATCAACCGAAAGTTACATGAAAGTCAAGAAAATTTTCCGCTATGAACATGCCGCTTTAATTCCCGCATAcctttacccccttattcatagaaaagttacaatacgttttaactaataaactgttttgtccctctctgtcaaagaacaaattgtactttgtcggagagggacaaaacagtttattagttaaaacgttctgtaacttctctatgaataagggggttattctataagtattttaatattgggAAATTAAAGGTTCCATGCGTTTTAGATTAAGGTTTTTCACATGTGCTGAGTATGTGtcacaaacatattatttactaactcgaaaaaaggacaaaaataatatacatacaagACTTTTACATGAGGCTAGTTTTTCAGCTCGCCAAAAATTCAAAGCGCTGCATACTGCTGCTTAGAATATATTACCTTACATCGATCATTGACTATACGACACGTGTTGTAAAACGTGTTACGTTACGGCTAAAATCATGTCTCTCCTCCTACTGCCACTAGTGGCATCCACCTGACACACGCCCCCtgtgaataatattatgccgATAAGGAGATCTCCACATTATTATCTACGATACAAATATTTAGATAAAATTCCCCAAGAACAATGCAAAACCACGCGAATTACCACCTTGTTATCATGACCATACCGCCAGGCCACAACTGTTGTGAACAGTGCTAAGGGAAAACCTGTTTATATCTTATCTGCCGAGAACTTTACgactacaaatatttttttctcatatAAAAGGGGACGGTGCAGCCTCCATCATCACAGATTCGAATCAACTACCTCCcaagtaattaattactacGAACGAAAACTACTTCGAATATCAAACATGATGTCCAAGACCGTACTAGCACTCTGCGTTGTGGTGAGTACCTGCTTCTACCTGGATAACAGCCTTTCAAAGCCACCTTTCGTTGTCTGCAGAAATACCTTTTCCACTTCAGCCCTAGCAACAACTTCATTACCCCTAAACAACTTAAATTACTACTGATTCTATTTCTACGCTGTATAACAATGACTCTTCATTCCCACAGGCGTCGGTAGCTGTGGCTGCCCAAGCGCAGGCCGGTGGCTGGCCGATGTTCGGAGGCTGgggcgcccccgccgccgcccccgcctgGGGActccccgccgcccccgccttCATCCCCCCGTGGACCCAGTTCATGCCCCAGTGGGCCCCATGCACCACCATCGGAGCTGACTGCCTCGACTGCCACACTAAGGTTGTCTGCACCAAGGTTGGAGGCATCGAGAAGGCGTGCTCAGACCCCCTCAAGCCTTACTGCAACCTGGGAGAGTGCTCGGCCACCCCCTCGGCCACttgcgcccccgcccccgcccccgccgcccccgctgcCGCTGGAGCCGCCTAATCACACCCTGATTAACTCCCACGGGATAATACTCATGCCACTGCCTGGACTATCTCAGTACGGTTTTTCTAACTgcatttacttaagtatttattctcAACGTTTGTTCAAATTCTGACGTGTAAAAAtgtgtttgtaaataaattttatatgacGCGATTTtgttgtacttatttaatatatcCCATTATAGTTATCTAGCTTAGAATAGTAAGTAGGTTTAAATTAATCTTTGAGGAATTGCCATAAGGATTCAACTCCACCCCATCTTCTTTAAATCACAACCCTGAATAGCCTGatagaataatttaaattcgTTGTTACCACACCAGTacaacttaaataaataggttATAAACTGcactagtaggtacttacctatttttttacagtaaacTCTATTTCCGTTCTCTATGTAATAAAGTAAAGCagctttaattaaaataacacaaaGGGAATAAACGTTGGCTTTTCCAGAAAACAGCCTGCAAACTCAaagctttataaaaatacttccttTGATCATTTCATTTATGCCTTACTTAGGTATTAATGAGTACCTATATCAGGCactattaaattattgttagtAGAAATTGA is part of the Plutella xylostella chromosome 3, ilPluXylo3.1, whole genome shotgun sequence genome and encodes:
- the LOC119693448 gene encoding ice-structuring glycoprotein isoform X1; amino-acid sequence: MRIVYLLCLLCLCMVSAKYLPNESSGSRALLSRHARSASDESHENKSVEEHDEDEDNSAEESRRKEQERRLEKIEKERKKLLEKQEKEQRKQEEKQRKQAEKQAERQRKQEEKERKQQEKQEKEERKREEKIRKLLEKLEEETREREEKVAEQNQKASEESVEVQDLWKNHIYQKYGLTPTSTKAEKKAVLNDYLGLTINSTKLDRREAVLNLIKTMQENATAQEELKNVLVPRLNEIAVQQLRTELEQKIEKLDNKSALLSNAPQPWGPVAVQQIEQRRGFLQAVSQLLSTVFPFWNSQPAANSTVVDGSSGPSVASPSSDTTSASAGAPADGSTASGASAGTPASSNTGASNAAGAPTDAAAPAAGSAPIDFLSAPAAGSAPTAGAPTSAGAASSASSAPASGAPTNGAAPATGASDSAAPAATDASAPVAAGANDASAPVAAGATDASAPVSTGATGAAAPVTAGATDAAAPAAAGATDASAPVAGAATDAAAPAAAGATDAAAPVSTGATGAAAPATAGATDVSAPVTTGATDAAVPVAAGATDASAPAAAGTTNAAAPAAAGATDASAPVAAGATNTAAPAAAGATDAAAPATAGATDASAPVAPGATDASAPVAAGATDAAAPATSVATDASAPVTTGATGAAAPAAAGATDASAPVAAGATDAAAPATSVATDASAPVTTGATGAAAPAAAGATDASAPVAAGATDAAAPATSVATDASAPAAAGSTDTAAPAAAGATDASAPVAAGATDAAAPVAAPIDAAAPATTGATDASAPVAAGATGAATPAAAGATDAAAPATSVATDASAPVAAGATGAAAPATGVSDTAAPAAAGETDASAPATAGATDAVAPATAGATDATAPASTVATNTSTPVSAGATGTPAASAAPTDAAAPAAAGATDAAAPATSVATDASAPVAPGATDAAAPVAAPTDAVASPAAVAPTDAAAAPSAAAASTDAAAPVAAPTDAAASPAAAAPTDAAASPAAGAPADAAAAPTDAAASPAAAAPTDAAASPAAAAPTDAAATPTDVAASPAAVAPTDAAAAPTDVAASPANAAASPAAVAPTDAAATPTDAASIPAAATPTDAAAAPAAGAPTDAATPAVDAPTDAAAAPADAAATPTDVAASPAAVAPTDAAPADAAASPSAAAPTDVAASPAAGAPTDAATPTDAAASPAAAGPTDAAVAPADVAAAPADAAAAPTDAAATPTDAAAPTDAAAAPAAGAPTDAAAPTDAAAAPADAAAAPTDAAAAPTDAAAAPTDAAAAPTDAATSPAAGAPTDAAAPVGAPTDAAAAPVASAPADASTVNAAAPAAPEAVAGNPAGSPTSSPIVAGTEPEGSGSGPTDNVPTTTEAATEAVTEAVTEAATEAATEAVTDAPAGVTNAQETTTQSPAVDTTTNVPVDGNTVGNTPVTDEPTTLSPTTVSVDSIVIPQEPGADAVAYDVVY